In one Thermodesulfobium acidiphilum genomic region, the following are encoded:
- the fsa gene encoding fructose-6-phosphate aldolase, protein MQIFLDTAKIDEIRKLVPTGVVDGVTTNPSLLAKAGCKDIKGAIKEICALVKEPVSVEVIGTQADQMIKEAREYSSWKLNTAVKIPMTEEGLKAVSVLSKEGIKTNVTLIFSTSQGLLAAKAGATFVSPFVGRLDDISHNGLEVVRDLAHIFKIYGINTRIIAASIRHPIHVVESAKAGAHIATIPTKVLEAMFRHPLTDIGIEKFLSDWKGLQESK, encoded by the coding sequence ATGCAAATTTTTTTAGATACTGCGAAAATTGACGAAATTAGAAAATTAGTTCCTACTGGTGTGGTAGATGGTGTTACCACGAATCCATCACTGCTTGCAAAGGCTGGTTGTAAAGACATTAAAGGTGCAATAAAGGAAATTTGTGCTCTGGTAAAAGAGCCTGTTAGCGTAGAGGTTATAGGGACTCAAGCAGATCAGATGATAAAAGAAGCAAGAGAATATTCATCCTGGAAGCTAAATACTGCTGTAAAGATCCCTATGACGGAAGAAGGCTTAAAGGCTGTAAGCGTTTTGTCAAAAGAAGGCATTAAGACGAACGTTACGCTCATTTTTTCAACTAGCCAGGGACTTCTTGCAGCTAAAGCAGGTGCGACCTTTGTGAGCCCATTTGTTGGCAGGTTGGATGACATATCCCATAACGGTCTGGAAGTGGTAAGAGACCTGGCACATATATTTAAGATTTATGGGATAAATACAAGAATTATTGCAGCCAGCATCAGACATCCTATTCACGTAGTAGAATCTGCGAAAGCGGGAGCTCACATCGCCACAATCCCCACTAAGGTTTTAGAGGCTATGTTTAGACACCCGCTGACTGACATAGGGATTGAGAAATTTTTAAGCGATTGGAAAGGGCTTCAGGAATCAAAATAG
- a CDS encoding Rpn family recombination-promoting nuclease/putative transposase, with protein sequence MEDIQQIHDKFFKQITSNIENSKGFVEFSLPKEILKQLDFDTIKPINTEKISKKYKGFNLDKFSLFQ encoded by the coding sequence ATGGAAGACATACAACAAATACACGATAAATTCTTTAAACAGATAACCTCAAATATTGAGAATTCAAAGGGCTTTGTAGAATTCTCTTTGCCAAAAGAGATTTTAAAACAACTGGACTTTGATACAATAAAACCTATAAACACAGAAAAGATTTCAAAGAAGTATAAGGGGTTTAATTTAGACAAGTTCAGTTTATTCCAGTAG